Part of the Xiphophorus couchianus chromosome 19, X_couchianus-1.0, whole genome shotgun sequence genome is shown below.
AGGCCTCCGGGATGCAGAAAACAGCCCGAGGCCCCCTCTGCTGCAGCGGTGGGTGCTGCAGCCCCTCTGCATGCAATCTTTGCAATCAGGCAGTGAGGCAGGCGGCGACTGTTTCAGATTATACTCAGGAAATCCTCGGTGCTCTCTGCTCAAAACAATTTACCCTGACATGAGCAGGGAGGAGAGCAGACTGTGGGGTGGGGAGCTGCAGAGCTggaagtattattattattattattattattaggtttTATTTGCTTGTATGTTCCTGTAAAGTGTCGGAGTGGCTCTTTCCCATGGCCCCGGAACCGACAGAATAAACTCTGtgagagaggaaaggaaaacatgGCAACAAAAAGCCAATGATCCGCAGCGGAAAATGACGAGAgacggacaaaaaaaaaaaaaaaaaaaaaaaaagcgctcCTGTAGCCAAACATGCGTTATGAAGCAGGCTGGGTTTTCAGTGAAAAAAGAAGCGAGCTGGTTCCTGTGTACACAGCGACAGGCAGCTGCTGATGTTGACTCCCTTTTGTTTGAATCTGAATCCACGTCCTTCATAATTTGTTCATTAAATAGCCAATAAACTCTGTCCAGAAAAATAATTCCAATTTTTgcttaattctttttttttttaaatactgtttttatctttctcaATCCATACTAAATGCACAAATAACACGGAGACAGAtgcattaattttgttttattggaaaCTAATTACCATGGCTCTAATGAAAACGACTCCTAGTTTCCATCGCAAGAAGTTGctataattgtttttgttgttttaacaaaatatcatAAATTAAGCAGGTGGTTGATCCTGTTAAGTGTTTCTTGAGTTAAGAGGGAgttttcaggaaaaacaaaaaataaaacatccattCAGCGGATGAAGAATAAGCGCATTAAGGAGTTTTGCTCTAACCAAAATTTAACGACAGACAGTCAGTCTATATTATAAGGTAGGCTACtatagtgttatttttttcatacatgTCTTCAATCTGATCCACGCGTCAGTTCTTCCTCTTcggttgttttggtttttctggttttatcaTGGCGGGCTCTTTAAGAGCCCAAATCCACAAGACTGGAGGTTAGAGGTCCCAACAAGGAGTCCTGCAGCTGGTGCGGGTGTCCGTGCATGCCGTGCACCGGCTGTGGGGCCCCCAGCCCGGACATGGGGTAAGCGGAGGCCCCGGGGTGGCTCATGTTGCCCTGGAGCAAAAGCGCAGAGTTCTGGTCCGGGCTCTGGGGCGGAGAAAACTCGTCCTCCGAGCTGGACATGAGAGACTTTCCTCCGTCCAGAGGGGAcagctggttctgtttgttGCCGCCTGCGTTGCTATTCTCGCTGTTCTCTCTGgaaattacaacaacaaaaaaaaaggcagaaaaatgctcatttatgtgaaaagaaagacttttttttttttactatttaatgTTCAACaaacctttctttaaaaaaaaatccacactgATTTTTATTACTAATCCACgtcaaaaacaaatgtattcttattattattattattattattataattattattatttcatttggcaaattgatcattttgttgtttcctccCTATTCGATTAATCGCAGGAGTTGTTCAATTTATGAAGCGgtatacaaataataaaaataaacaaaataaacctttttcacattaaaaaagtcatatttctaAAGTCACTTTAGATCTAAACAAACATCTGAAGCGTCTCAGctgacataataataataatatttactcAGCTTCATTCCCACAATCACATGACCTGtcctgtttttaattaatctgaaataaaattgtaaaaaaaataaaatgatgaccAATACTTCGCTAACCCTATATAAAAAGCCCCATTTCACCTCTTTTTTTAATCGTGTTTTGTCCCTCATGTTGATGCTAAGTCAGAATAACTTCCAAACACTGAAAGCTGAAGTTACTTTTGAAAGAAATTGGAAACATTTCTATGAAATCTCAGGTGTTTGTTGTATAATTCCGGTAATAAGAGGCGCTGTCTTCAAAATGCTATCAGAAGAAAACCGAATTAGAGTTAATCTTCCATGTTTAAGTGCTTTTAACTACAgcatgaattgtttttttttgtttttttacgtTTTTGAAATGTGAGAGCAGTTTTGTGCTCCGTGGCAGCTGAACGCACCTCTCCTTGGCCTCGGCGGCTCTGTCCCTCTGCCGTCTGTTTTTGAACCAGTTGCTGACCTGCGTGGTGGTCAGTCCCGTGGCCTCTGCCAGCTCCCTCTTTTCCCTCGGGGACGGGTACGGGTTGTGCGTGTACCACTCCCGCAGGACTCCCCTGGACTTCTCCTTGAAGCAGTAGCTGGTCTCCTCGCCGTCCCAGATCGTGCGCGGCAGCGGGAATTTCCTCCGGACCCGGTACTTCCCCACGGCTCCGAGCGGCCGGCCGCGCAGCTTCTCCGCCTCCACGTA
Proteins encoded:
- the LOC114134832 gene encoding homeobox protein six1b, translated to MSILPSFGFTQEQVACVCEVLQQGGNLERLGRFLWSLPACDHLHKNESVLKAKAVVAFHRGNFRELYKILESHQFSPHNHPKLQQLWLKAHYVEAEKLRGRPLGAVGKYRVRRKFPLPRTIWDGEETSYCFKEKSRGVLREWYTHNPYPSPREKRELAEATGLTTTQVSNWFKNRRQRDRAAEAKERENSENSNAGGNKQNQLSPLDGGKSLMSSSEDEFSPPQSPDQNSALLLQGNMSHPGASAYPMSGLGAPQPVHGMHGHPHQLQDSLLGPLTSSLVDLGS